From a region of the Roseivirga sp. 4D4 genome:
- a CDS encoding S1 RNA-binding domain-containing protein, with protein MIEIGKIQKLKIARAVDFGCYLNDGEDLADEILIPTKYLPEAYEIGDELEVFVYTDHMSRPIAVTRMPKGQIGDMVGLRVKQVTDFGAFLDIGLEKDLFVPNKEQAIEMVEGRSYLVRLLLDHKTNRMIGTSKISAFLSNACQLAVGDEVKVHIWQRTDLGFKVVINEMCQGLIYSNEVFEHLSIGDEKRAFVKTIREDGKIDLSLRKQGYEAVKDMSSEVLERLVAEGGTFEMGDKSSPEEIKEAFGMSKKNFKKILGGLYKAGKIEIFDFQIRLKKVEGQPEE; from the coding sequence ATGATAGAGATAGGAAAAATTCAGAAGTTAAAGATCGCTCGTGCAGTAGACTTTGGCTGTTACTTGAATGATGGGGAAGACTTGGCAGATGAAATTCTAATTCCCACCAAATACTTGCCTGAGGCATATGAGATAGGTGATGAGCTGGAGGTATTTGTTTACACCGATCACATGAGTCGCCCTATTGCGGTTACGCGTATGCCGAAGGGCCAAATCGGGGATATGGTTGGCTTAAGGGTCAAGCAGGTTACTGACTTTGGTGCATTTCTGGATATTGGCCTTGAAAAAGACCTGTTCGTCCCAAATAAGGAACAGGCAATCGAGATGGTCGAAGGACGATCCTACCTGGTGAGACTCTTACTGGATCATAAGACTAATCGTATGATCGGTACGAGCAAGATCTCAGCTTTTTTGAGTAACGCCTGCCAATTGGCTGTAGGTGATGAAGTCAAAGTACATATTTGGCAAAGAACTGACCTGGGTTTTAAAGTGGTGATCAATGAGATGTGTCAGGGATTGATTTACAGTAATGAGGTTTTTGAACACCTCAGCATAGGTGATGAAAAGAGGGCTTTTGTTAAGACAATAAGAGAAGATGGTAAGATTGATCTTTCCCTTCGAAAGCAAGGTTATGAAGCGGTCAAAGACATGAGTTCTGAAGTCCTGGAACGCCTTGTTGCGGAAGGGGGAACTTTCGAAATGGGGGATAAAAGTAGTCCGGAGGAAATCAAGGAAGCTTTCGGCATGAGTAAGAAAAATTTCAAGAAGATTTTGGGAGGCCTATACAAGGCAGGTAAGATCGAGATTTTTGATTTTCAGATTAGGCTTAAAAAAGTGGAAGGTCAGCCTGAGGAGTAG
- a CDS encoding copper homeostasis protein CutC, with translation MSKLEICANSIESALNAQNGKADRVELCSELSVGGITPSKGMIQMARELLDIPLYVLIRPRSGDFCYSIMELEIMKEDIAYCAEVGCEGVVFGALTTDRRIDEAKTMLLMQEAGFMDVTFHRAFDEVQNQFEALDTLKELGVQRVLTSGGAETALSGIDTLGELIDEAEDEIIIMPGGGIRPENIELLKGIGATAYHSAAMVNGAKHADLEMIKSLRKALT, from the coding sequence ATGTCTAAGCTTGAAATATGTGCTAATTCGATTGAGTCTGCCTTGAACGCTCAAAATGGCAAGGCGGATCGAGTAGAATTATGCTCAGAGCTTTCAGTAGGTGGTATAACACCGAGCAAGGGCATGATTCAAATGGCCCGTGAACTGCTGGATATTCCCCTTTACGTACTGATTCGGCCCAGGTCGGGAGACTTTTGCTACTCCATTATGGAGCTGGAAATCATGAAAGAAGACATCGCCTATTGTGCTGAAGTTGGCTGTGAGGGTGTGGTCTTTGGAGCACTAACTACAGATCGCAGAATCGATGAGGCCAAAACCATGCTTTTGATGCAGGAGGCAGGCTTTATGGATGTGACATTTCACAGAGCTTTTGATGAAGTCCAGAATCAATTTGAAGCACTAGATACCTTAAAGGAGCTAGGTGTTCAACGAGTTTTAACTTCAGGCGGAGCAGAGACTGCGCTATCAGGTATTGATACGCTGGGTGAATTGATCGATGAAGCCGAAGATGAAATCATCATCATGCCGGGTGGAGGTATTAGACCGGAAAATATTGAGCTATTGAAAGGCATCGGAGCAACAGCATATCACAGCGCTGCTATGGTGAATGGTGCTAAGCATGCGGATTTGGAGATGATTAAGTCCTTAAGGAAGGCCTTGACCTAG
- a CDS encoding 3-hydroxyacyl-CoA dehydrogenase family protein: MEQISVIGSGTMGNGIAHVFAQSGFKVNLIDISQDALDRALKTIEKNLDRMVAKEKIEEAQKASTLANITTHTDLKTGVSDADLVVEAATENVDIKLKIFEDLESFTKPSCILASNTSSIPITKIGSVTKRPDKVIGMHFMNPVPVMKLVEVIRGYATSDEVTSLIMETSKKLGKVPTEVNDYPGFIANRILMPMINEAIISLHEGVAGVEEIDTVMKLGMAHPMGPLQLADFIGLDICLSIMNVLYEGFGNPKYAPCPLLVNMVTAGYLGVKSGEGFYSWGHGTKDLIVSDQFKK, from the coding sequence ATGGAGCAAATTTCAGTAATAGGTTCAGGAACAATGGGTAATGGAATCGCCCATGTTTTTGCACAGAGTGGTTTTAAAGTGAATTTGATCGACATCTCCCAGGATGCCCTCGATCGTGCCTTGAAAACTATAGAAAAGAACTTGGACCGAATGGTAGCCAAAGAAAAAATTGAAGAGGCTCAAAAAGCTTCGACATTGGCTAATATCACTACTCATACGGACCTAAAAACAGGTGTTTCTGATGCTGACCTTGTAGTAGAGGCCGCTACCGAAAACGTGGACATCAAGTTGAAAATATTTGAAGACCTAGAATCATTCACTAAGCCTTCATGTATTCTTGCTTCGAATACCTCTTCAATTCCGATTACGAAAATTGGTTCTGTCACGAAAAGACCTGATAAGGTGATTGGAATGCACTTTATGAACCCTGTACCGGTAATGAAATTGGTAGAAGTAATCCGTGGCTACGCTACTTCTGACGAGGTAACTAGCTTGATTATGGAGACTTCAAAGAAGCTGGGTAAAGTGCCAACCGAGGTAAATGACTACCCTGGCTTTATCGCCAACCGTATTTTGATGCCTATGATCAATGAAGCGATCATCTCTTTGCATGAAGGTGTTGCTGGCGTAGAGGAAATCGATACCGTAATGAAACTAGGTATGGCCCACCCTATGGGACCTTTACAACTCGCAGACTTTATTGGTCTGGACATTTGCCTATCGATAATGAATGTGTTGTATGAAGGCTTCGGTAACCCCAAATATGCACCTTGCCCACTCTTGGTGAATATGGTGACTGCAGGCTACCTGGGTGTAAAATCAGGCGAGGGCTTCTACTCTTGGGGGCATGGCACTAAGGATTTGATTGTATCGGATCAGTTTAAGAAATAG
- a CDS encoding DinB family protein: protein MKYLPQDGFPYYLDLIGVDRAVSLFRSNDTFEFLDSISEESSTHRYAAGKWSIKQVVGHITDHERIKINRAFFLSRGQGLELWGYDQEALVKGSRFDELSFDQLLTDFKKVRESSISLIEGFSEAQLTLTGKARQYTVTLEEFLKSIIGHEKHHINIIKKRYLDPT from the coding sequence ATGAAGTATTTACCCCAAGATGGATTTCCTTACTACTTAGACCTTATTGGTGTTGACCGAGCAGTCTCGTTATTTCGTTCAAATGACACTTTTGAATTTCTTGATTCAATCAGCGAGGAAAGTTCGACACATAGATATGCAGCTGGTAAATGGAGCATTAAGCAAGTAGTAGGACACATTACTGATCATGAAAGAATAAAAATCAATAGAGCCTTCTTTTTAAGCAGAGGACAGGGTTTGGAACTTTGGGGCTATGATCAGGAGGCATTAGTCAAAGGCAGTCGTTTTGATGAACTAAGTTTTGATCAGCTGCTTACCGACTTTAAGAAAGTCAGAGAATCCTCAATTAGTTTGATTGAAGGGTTTTCAGAAGCTCAGCTTACGCTCACAGGCAAAGCACGCCAATACACAGTAACACTGGAAGAGTTCCTTAAATCAATCATAGGACATGAGAAACATCATATAAACATCATTAAGAAACGATATCTCGATCCAACATAA
- a CDS encoding YdeI/OmpD-associated family protein, whose product MNQTVDNYLIEGCGRCPLGATPDCKVHNWTSELKLLRSTVQACGLVEECKWGAPCYTFNGKNVLMISAFKNYCAISFFKGVLLNDSLGNLVKPGENSQSARLLKFTSLKEIQEIIPDIKAYIFEAIEVEKAGLEVTFKKNPEPVPEELQTKFDEDPSLQNAFESLTPGRQRGYIIHFSQPKQSKTRVSRIEKCIPKILKGEGFHDHYKSMRVKSKS is encoded by the coding sequence ATGAATCAAACCGTTGACAACTATTTAATCGAAGGCTGTGGCCGATGTCCTCTCGGAGCAACACCTGACTGCAAAGTTCATAATTGGACATCTGAACTAAAACTCTTGAGAAGTACAGTTCAAGCATGTGGTCTTGTGGAAGAATGTAAATGGGGCGCTCCCTGCTATACATTTAATGGTAAAAACGTATTGATGATAAGCGCATTCAAGAATTACTGTGCCATCAGTTTCTTCAAGGGTGTTTTACTGAATGATAGCTTAGGAAACTTAGTAAAACCAGGAGAAAATTCGCAATCTGCGCGGCTATTAAAATTCACATCGCTCAAGGAAATCCAAGAGATAATACCAGATATAAAAGCTTATATTTTCGAAGCCATAGAGGTTGAAAAAGCAGGTTTGGAAGTTACTTTCAAAAAGAATCCAGAGCCTGTACCAGAAGAACTCCAAACCAAGTTTGATGAAGACCCATCTCTTCAAAACGCTTTTGAATCCCTCACGCCTGGACGCCAAAGGGGATATATCATTCATTTCTCACAACCCAAGCAATCAAAGACCCGAGTCTCTCGGATAGAAAAGTGCATTCCAAAAATCCTGAAAGGTGAAGGTTTCCACGATCACTATAAATCTATGAGGGTCAAGTCAAAATCATGA
- a CDS encoding DUF998 domain-containing protein codes for MKPATRTDRLTSNTAVFGIASFTLFLSSIIIFGLLNPTFNFLDDVISKLGAYGQPNALWWNIIGFVMVGILLIGFGISFGKVLNDRLTGLLLALFGLGFTLTSVPIDLGETDTTFSKAHVVAICLALAFWLFGLARISGKASISKNTKLRANVAAIILVLSMIGGAINLFSMPITHRLVFGVVFGWTFVTSLHLLKGQPKQEDSND; via the coding sequence ATGAAGCCAGCTACACGTACCGATCGTTTGACATCGAATACAGCAGTATTTGGCATCGCTTCATTTACACTGTTTCTTTCCTCAATCATCATCTTCGGGCTGCTAAATCCGACATTCAATTTCTTGGATGACGTGATTAGCAAACTAGGAGCATATGGTCAACCCAATGCACTTTGGTGGAACATCATTGGCTTTGTGATGGTAGGAATACTCCTGATTGGATTCGGCATCAGCTTTGGAAAAGTACTCAACGATCGGCTTACAGGACTTCTTCTGGCCTTGTTCGGTTTAGGTTTTACCCTCACTTCAGTTCCAATTGATTTAGGAGAAACAGACACGACTTTTTCCAAGGCTCATGTAGTAGCCATTTGTCTTGCCTTGGCTTTCTGGTTGTTTGGGCTTGCCAGAATAAGCGGAAAGGCATCAATAAGCAAAAACACCAAGTTAAGAGCCAATGTAGCTGCCATAATACTCGTTTTGTCTATGATAGGCGGTGCTATCAATCTCTTTTCTATGCCCATCACCCATCGACTTGTATTTGGTGTTGTCTTTGGGTGGACATTTGTAACATCTCTTCACTTGCTCAAGGGACAGCCTAAGCAGGAAGATTCCAACGACTAG
- a CDS encoding ArsR/SmtB family transcription factor: protein MRRDVFNAIADPTRRDILIALTEKRSNVNALAEKFDMTRQAVSLHVKYLDECGVISIEKEGRERFCKLETKKLAQVADWLLPFKELWKARFNELDHLLENIKGPGKFK from the coding sequence ATGAGAAGAGATGTATTCAATGCCATTGCCGATCCTACTAGACGCGACATACTTATTGCATTGACTGAGAAACGATCTAATGTGAATGCATTGGCCGAGAAGTTTGATATGACCAGACAAGCCGTCTCGCTTCATGTTAAGTATTTGGATGAATGTGGGGTCATTAGTATTGAAAAGGAAGGACGTGAAAGATTTTGCAAGTTAGAAACCAAAAAGTTGGCTCAGGTAGCTGATTGGTTGTTGCCTTTCAAAGAACTATGGAAGGCACGCTTTAATGAATTAGACCACTTATTAGAAAATATCAAAGGACCTGGAAAATTTAAGTAA
- a CDS encoding SRPBCC domain-containing protein: MKTQFEADKNVLTVKRTFNADLNAVWRAWTEAELLDQWWAPSPWQSKTKSMDFKESGQRLYAMVGPEGEEHWGLTTYKSIQAQVEFSGEDAFCDSEGNVNDAFPVAEFHNHFVAQSTGTSVTIITKYASEEHLKQVIEMGMKEGLNMAFDSLEIVLTSISTD, translated from the coding sequence ATGAAAACACAATTCGAAGCAGACAAAAATGTACTCACCGTCAAAAGAACATTCAATGCAGACCTCAATGCTGTTTGGCGAGCTTGGACAGAAGCAGAGTTACTGGATCAATGGTGGGCGCCCTCTCCTTGGCAGTCTAAAACAAAATCAATGGACTTCAAGGAATCTGGACAGCGCCTATACGCAATGGTAGGTCCAGAAGGAGAAGAGCACTGGGGACTTACTACATACAAATCCATTCAGGCACAGGTTGAATTTTCAGGGGAAGATGCGTTTTGCGATAGTGAGGGTAATGTTAATGACGCTTTTCCTGTAGCTGAATTCCACAATCATTTCGTTGCACAGAGTACCGGTACAAGCGTGACAATTATCACAAAATACGCTTCCGAGGAACACCTAAAGCAAGTCATTGAAATGGGAATGAAAGAAGGCTTGAATATGGCTTTCGATAGTTTAGAAATCGTACTTACATCAATATCAACTGACTAA
- a CDS encoding porin family protein has protein sequence MPTKLKTLLLVLIMMCMSSVVSAQVYSTDHQAGAILKIVSARMNINSELVSTSSTESEVGYQFGGFYRVNIDRIYVQPELLFSKIKTQLVFNDYNGVSGFNPLAQFEFNTLEVPINIGYRIGNLRLMMGPSFSILISGERSFLNEVQKVTSEYNRTNFMWHWGIGGDFQRIFIDIKYESGLSKTGESLSNLIGREFVPKQRQWVFSVALNLLRN, from the coding sequence ATGCCTACTAAGCTGAAGACTCTTTTATTGGTTTTGATCATGATGTGTATGTCATCAGTGGTTTCGGCTCAGGTTTATAGCACTGATCATCAGGCAGGAGCCATTCTCAAAATTGTTAGTGCAAGGATGAATATCAATAGTGAATTGGTGAGTACTTCGAGTACAGAATCAGAAGTGGGTTATCAGTTTGGAGGATTCTATCGGGTTAATATTGACCGAATTTATGTTCAACCTGAACTACTATTTTCTAAGATTAAGACGCAACTGGTTTTCAATGATTACAATGGAGTTTCTGGCTTTAATCCATTGGCGCAATTCGAATTCAATACGTTAGAAGTACCCATCAATATTGGATATCGCATTGGTAACCTGAGATTAATGATGGGGCCTTCCTTTAGTATACTCATATCTGGAGAACGTTCATTTCTCAACGAAGTCCAGAAGGTAACTTCAGAGTATAATCGAACCAACTTTATGTGGCATTGGGGAATTGGAGGAGACTTTCAGCGGATTTTCATTGATATCAAATACGAGTCAGGTCTCAGCAAAACAGGGGAGAGCCTGAGTAACCTCATAGGCCGAGAGTTTGTACCTAAACAGAGGCAGTGGGTATTTAGCGTTGCCTTGAACCTTTTGCGTAATTGA
- a CDS encoding acyl-CoA-binding protein — MKIYSLYKQATEGDCTGDAPGGFDFKAAAKYNAWKSLEGTSSESAMTQYIDLIGRLKSV; from the coding sequence TTGAAAATTTATTCACTCTATAAGCAAGCCACGGAAGGGGATTGTACAGGCGATGCGCCAGGGGGCTTCGATTTTAAGGCAGCGGCAAAATATAATGCCTGGAAAAGTCTTGAAGGGACAAGCAGCGAATCAGCCATGACCCAGTACATCGACCTTATAGGCAGGTTAAAATCCGTTTAG
- a CDS encoding ArnT family glycosyltransferase, with translation MMPKEFIDSRQYRSIQVLSNVFFLVVWYLANDGLAFWDDFTYVNFANQISQGSFEITTNHFTSRVGLLYPVSWLIDIFGVNQYTITIFPLLCALIILNLLFWIGHRHGHWIGIISGVLLIADYHTITFVTHLFPEIPIALGIFIALLCYDFVNRREGDYRLLALLMALALFGAFLIKTSILIIFPLFVYLIFNDFRRDNNRGFWYISVSLLVFFFLLHGFWYKETFGDFFYRFNNISDNHEASVKTFFDKDSVEILKRLTYLPFLGFLRGGFFIPLGFALPALLTLRRNDWRLNKPEMLWPVASVFMIGSWWFISTNWKYYSPMPVDTRHITFVIPVLIMAGAYYWSDKVVFAKVMGAKLKWLPLAVMLAIPAYKIYRAGDKNYAELQSIITSEFVENPAAQTIITDGLVSYGSPYFYRFEASNDTYQWWVELDFNEVKPGDYLLVNESTLNDRYEEPGYLSLLRNSIASKGWRLETVYEGKVVLQVIEEQ, from the coding sequence ATGATGCCCAAGGAGTTTATCGATTCCCGTCAATACCGCAGCATTCAGGTATTGTCTAATGTATTTTTTTTAGTGGTCTGGTATCTGGCAAATGACGGCTTGGCCTTTTGGGATGATTTCACTTATGTCAATTTCGCTAACCAAATCAGTCAGGGTAGCTTTGAAATTACTACCAACCACTTTACCAGTAGGGTGGGCTTACTCTATCCAGTTTCTTGGTTGATCGATATTTTCGGAGTCAATCAGTATACGATCACTATATTTCCACTTTTATGTGCACTGATAATCCTCAACCTACTTTTTTGGATAGGCCATCGGCATGGACATTGGATTGGGATTATTTCTGGTGTACTGCTGATCGCTGACTACCATACGATTACTTTTGTTACCCATCTTTTCCCTGAGATTCCTATTGCCTTAGGCATTTTCATAGCCTTGCTGTGCTATGATTTTGTCAATAGAAGGGAAGGGGATTATCGTTTATTGGCGCTACTGATGGCTCTGGCACTTTTTGGCGCCTTCCTGATCAAGACAAGTATTTTGATCATATTTCCACTCTTTGTTTACCTCATATTCAATGATTTTAGAAGAGATAACAACAGAGGCTTTTGGTATATCTCAGTGAGCCTACTGGTTTTCTTTTTCTTACTTCATGGCTTTTGGTACAAGGAAACTTTTGGGGATTTCTTCTATCGTTTTAATAACATCTCAGACAATCACGAAGCTTCTGTGAAGACCTTTTTCGATAAGGATTCTGTTGAGATATTGAAAAGGCTAACCTATTTGCCATTCCTGGGCTTCTTACGGGGAGGCTTCTTTATACCCCTTGGTTTTGCCTTGCCAGCCTTGCTTACATTAAGAAGAAATGACTGGCGACTCAATAAGCCAGAAATGCTCTGGCCGGTGGCTAGTGTTTTCATGATTGGCTCATGGTGGTTTATCAGTACAAATTGGAAATACTATAGCCCCATGCCGGTGGATACCAGGCACATTACCTTTGTGATTCCAGTACTCATTATGGCTGGAGCTTATTATTGGTCGGATAAGGTGGTGTTTGCCAAGGTGATGGGGGCAAAGCTCAAATGGCTGCCTCTGGCAGTAATGCTTGCGATTCCTGCCTATAAAATCTACAGGGCAGGAGATAAGAATTATGCTGAACTTCAATCCATAATAACATCAGAGTTTGTTGAAAATCCAGCGGCACAAACGATCATCACGGATGGTCTCGTTTCATACGGCTCACCTTATTTCTATAGGTTTGAAGCCTCTAATGACACTTATCAGTGGTGGGTGGAGTTGGACTTTAATGAGGTAAAACCCGGAGATTATCTACTGGTAAATGAGTCTACACTTAATGATCGCTATGAAGAACCCGGTTACTTGTCTCTATTGAGAAACAGTATTGCGTCTAAGGGCTGGAGATTAGAAACAGTGTACGAGGGCAAGGTGGTCTTACAAGTGATCGAAGAGCAATAA
- a CDS encoding 16S rRNA (uracil(1498)-N(3))-methyltransferase has translation MQLFYQPELVNGIRHLDADESRHAIKVLRLKIGHEINLIDGHGTFYKAHITNDSHKKCEFEIVDKTEESKRKGFRHIAIAPTKNLDRTEWFVEKAVEIGVDRISFVLTKNSERKVLKTDRLVKKAISAMKQSIKAQLPAIDEMVTFKEFLNSAEGENKFIAYVDFDNPIELKSVVTEQNIVLIGPEGDFTPEEVGLAIDNGFQKVSLGQSRLRTETAAIAAVHILNLFP, from the coding sequence ATGCAACTCTTTTATCAACCGGAACTGGTCAATGGAATTCGTCATCTGGATGCAGATGAATCAAGACATGCCATTAAAGTGCTACGCTTAAAAATCGGCCATGAGATCAACCTCATTGACGGTCATGGGACATTCTATAAAGCACACATCACTAATGACAGCCATAAGAAGTGTGAGTTCGAGATCGTTGATAAAACGGAAGAATCAAAGCGAAAGGGTTTCAGACACATCGCAATAGCCCCTACCAAAAACCTTGACAGGACCGAGTGGTTTGTCGAAAAGGCTGTGGAAATCGGTGTAGATCGGATCTCCTTTGTCCTCACCAAAAACTCTGAAAGAAAGGTCCTTAAGACCGATCGTTTGGTCAAAAAAGCGATCAGTGCGATGAAACAGTCAATCAAAGCTCAGCTTCCGGCCATTGATGAAATGGTCACATTCAAGGAGTTTCTAAACTCAGCCGAAGGTGAGAATAAATTCATAGCCTACGTAGATTTTGATAACCCCATTGAACTCAAATCTGTGGTTACTGAACAGAATATTGTCTTGATTGGGCCAGAAGGTGACTTCACACCTGAAGAAGTTGGCCTAGCCATTGACAATGGTTTTCAAAAGGTCTCCTTAGGTCAAAGTCGACTGAGAACTGAGACAGCTGCTATTGCCGCAGTACATATTTTGAATTTATTTCCTTAA
- a CDS encoding nucleoside recognition domain-containing protein: protein MALNYIWIGFFLIAFIVALIRLIFFGDTEVFPEMMESTFSMAKTGFEISLGLTGALTLWMGIMRIGEKGGVVAVIARGISPLFTRIFPEIPKNHPVFGPMLMNFSMNFLGLDNAATPLGLKTMEGLQELNPEKEKASNSQIMFLVLNTSGLTLIPVSIMAYRATEGAANPADIFIPILLATYFSTLAGLITVSIFQKINLFNKVILAYVGSLTLLIVASLLYFQSIPQEQVTTISNTVAALILLGIVSAFIIMAMKNKVNVYESLIEGGKDGFNVAIKIIPYLVGILVAIGVFRASGTLDFINDGFRVFFEFLGVNTDFVDALPVAWMKPLSGSGARAAMLETYTNFGVDSFPGRVASVLQGSTETTFYVLAVYFGAVKIKNSRYAATAGLIADFVGVIAAIIISYIFFY from the coding sequence ATGGCCTTGAACTACATCTGGATAGGATTCTTCTTAATTGCCTTTATCGTAGCACTTATCAGGCTCATTTTCTTCGGAGATACTGAGGTCTTTCCAGAGATGATGGAAAGCACCTTCAGCATGGCTAAAACCGGCTTTGAAATCTCACTAGGCCTTACTGGAGCATTAACCCTCTGGATGGGTATTATGAGAATTGGAGAAAAAGGTGGCGTTGTGGCGGTAATTGCCCGTGGTATTAGCCCCTTGTTCACCAGAATCTTTCCCGAAATACCGAAGAACCACCCGGTTTTTGGTCCAATGCTTATGAATTTCTCGATGAACTTTTTAGGGCTTGATAATGCAGCAACACCGCTTGGCCTTAAGACCATGGAGGGTTTACAGGAATTGAATCCCGAAAAAGAGAAAGCCTCCAATTCACAGATAATGTTCTTGGTACTGAATACTTCAGGGCTGACCCTTATTCCTGTTTCTATCATGGCGTATCGCGCCACCGAAGGTGCAGCAAACCCCGCAGATATCTTCATACCAATACTCCTTGCCACTTACTTTTCAACACTAGCCGGTTTGATTACCGTATCAATTTTCCAAAAGATCAACCTATTCAATAAAGTGATACTCGCCTATGTAGGCAGCCTCACTCTATTAATTGTTGCTTCGCTATTATATTTCCAGTCAATTCCTCAGGAACAAGTGACCACGATCTCCAACACCGTGGCTGCCTTGATATTACTTGGCATCGTTTCAGCCTTCATTATTATGGCAATGAAAAATAAGGTGAATGTTTATGAGTCCCTTATTGAAGGCGGAAAAGATGGCTTTAATGTGGCAATAAAGATCATACCTTATCTAGTAGGCATTTTGGTTGCCATAGGTGTTTTCAGAGCATCAGGAACGCTAGACTTCATCAATGATGGATTTAGGGTCTTCTTTGAGTTTTTAGGAGTAAATACTGACTTTGTAGATGCTTTACCAGTTGCCTGGATGAAACCTTTAAGCGGATCTGGAGCTCGTGCCGCAATGCTAGAAACCTATACGAACTTTGGTGTTGACTCCTTTCCTGGCCGTGTAGCCAGCGTACTTCAGGGTTCCACAGAGACCACTTTTTATGTATTAGCCGTGTACTTTGGAGCCGTAAAAATTAAAAACTCACGCTATGCGGCTACTGCCGGTCTTATAGCTGACTTTGTAGGTGTAATAGCAGCTATAATCATCTCCTATATCTTCTTCTATTAA
- a CDS encoding DUF2911 domain-containing protein translates to MKRSFLLFTLAFALISFGAVAQEFEDLDASPLDVAFFPTNVPKSDFREDYVPAKMKIYYSRPQLKGVDKLTKHMNGSIWRMGANEANEITFYQDVTIGDAKINAGTYSLFAEVTENTWTFILHSKLNTWGRYTLDKGSSEITRINGVVSKSDEKIEALSMMFKEVDGGAHLVVGWQNTIAEMPIKF, encoded by the coding sequence ATGAAACGATCATTTTTATTATTCACGCTTGCCTTTGCTTTAATTTCTTTTGGTGCAGTTGCGCAGGAATTTGAAGACCTGGATGCAAGTCCACTCGATGTAGCTTTTTTTCCTACGAATGTTCCAAAATCTGACTTTAGAGAAGACTATGTGCCTGCAAAAATGAAAATATACTATAGCCGCCCTCAGTTAAAAGGTGTGGACAAGCTTACTAAGCACATGAACGGCTCCATTTGGAGAATGGGTGCGAATGAAGCAAACGAGATCACATTCTACCAAGATGTAACCATTGGAGATGCTAAAATTAATGCTGGTACTTATTCTTTGTTTGCCGAAGTGACTGAAAATACTTGGACCTTCATCTTGCACAGCAAGTTAAACACATGGGGTAGATATACATTAGACAAAGGAAGCTCCGAAATAACCCGTATAAATGGAGTTGTTAGTAAGTCCGATGAAAAAATCGAAGCCCTTTCAATGATGTTTAAAGAAGTTGATGGTGGAGCTCACTTAGTAGTTGGATGGCAAAACACTATTGCGGAAATGCCAATCAAGTTCTAA